In Asanoa sp. WMMD1127, one genomic interval encodes:
- a CDS encoding intein-containing Rv2578c family radical SAM protein, producing MRWDNLSALPASVVPDRAAPATPPLPLALPGAVARTFDTPGFAGMTFYEVRAKSIINRVPASSRMGFDWTINPYRGCSHACTYCLEGDTRILMADGRTRALRDVAVGDRIYGTVRSGTYRRYVITEVKAHWQTTKPAYRVTLADGTELVASGDHRFLTERGWKHVTGAMGGADQRPYLTSGNKLMGVGRFAPPPADTPDYRAGYLCGMSRGDASVTDREPLDRTRRYLAEASPEVARLAAAGWIAAPPSVTDDWRKGFLAGVFDAQGTHDGVALRIGSIDRETIDEVAAALRTLGFEFAVRRTGGARGWYVRIVGGLSARLRFLHTTDPAATRKRSIEGLALKSNVPLDVVAVESLGVELPLCDITTGTGDFIANGVVSHNCFARNTHTYLDLDPGHDFDSKIIVKVNAGDLVRKELSARRWRGEHIAMGTNVDVYQRAEGRYRLMPQILSALRDFANPFSILTKGTLILRDLPLLQEAASVTSVGLSFSIGFVDEELWRRVEPGTPSPRRRLDAVRRLTDAGFSVGVLVAPILPGLTDNEESIDRTVGAVAEAGAAGVTGIALHLRPGTRDWYARWLGREFPSLVPRYRELYRGGSYLPKEYQREITARIRQAARRHGLDRKESFESRQLPEQPPEPEQLTLL from the coding sequence ATGCGTTGGGACAACCTGTCGGCTCTCCCCGCCTCGGTCGTCCCTGATCGGGCGGCGCCGGCGACACCACCCCTGCCGCTGGCGCTGCCCGGCGCAGTAGCGCGCACCTTCGACACGCCCGGCTTCGCCGGCATGACCTTCTACGAGGTGCGCGCAAAGTCGATCATCAACCGGGTGCCTGCCAGTTCCCGGATGGGCTTCGACTGGACGATCAACCCTTACCGGGGCTGCAGCCATGCCTGCACCTACTGCCTCGAGGGCGACACCCGGATCCTGATGGCCGACGGTCGCACCCGGGCCCTGCGCGACGTGGCCGTCGGCGACCGGATCTACGGCACGGTCCGGTCGGGCACCTACCGGCGCTATGTCATCACCGAGGTCAAGGCGCACTGGCAAACCACCAAGCCGGCCTACCGGGTGACACTGGCCGACGGCACCGAGCTCGTCGCCAGCGGCGACCACCGCTTCCTCACCGAGCGCGGCTGGAAGCACGTCACGGGCGCGATGGGCGGCGCCGACCAGCGGCCCTACCTGACGAGCGGCAACAAGCTGATGGGCGTGGGCCGGTTCGCGCCGCCGCCGGCTGATACGCCCGACTACCGGGCCGGCTACCTGTGCGGGATGAGCCGCGGCGATGCCAGCGTCACGGACCGCGAGCCGCTCGACCGCACGCGGCGCTACCTGGCCGAGGCGTCGCCCGAGGTGGCCCGGCTGGCCGCGGCGGGCTGGATCGCCGCACCGCCGTCCGTGACCGACGACTGGCGCAAGGGGTTCCTGGCCGGCGTCTTCGACGCGCAGGGCACCCACGACGGCGTCGCCCTGCGGATCGGCAGCATCGACCGGGAGACCATCGACGAGGTCGCGGCGGCGCTGCGCACGCTGGGCTTCGAGTTCGCGGTGCGCCGCACGGGCGGCGCCCGCGGTTGGTATGTCCGCATCGTCGGCGGGCTGTCGGCCCGGCTGCGCTTCCTGCACACCACCGACCCGGCGGCGACCCGCAAGCGGTCGATCGAGGGCCTGGCACTCAAGTCCAACGTGCCGCTCGACGTGGTCGCGGTCGAGTCGCTCGGCGTCGAGCTGCCGCTCTGCGACATCACCACGGGCACGGGCGACTTCATCGCCAACGGCGTGGTGAGCCACAACTGCTTCGCCCGCAACACCCACACCTACCTGGACCTCGACCCGGGCCACGACTTCGACAGCAAGATCATCGTCAAGGTCAACGCCGGCGACCTGGTCCGCAAGGAGCTATCCGCCCGCCGCTGGCGCGGCGAACACATCGCCATGGGCACCAACGTCGACGTCTACCAACGGGCCGAGGGCCGCTACCGGCTGATGCCCCAGATCCTGTCGGCCCTGCGCGACTTCGCCAACCCGTTCTCGATCCTGACGAAAGGCACCCTCATCCTCCGCGACCTGCCTCTGCTACAGGAAGCGGCCTCGGTGACCTCGGTAGGCCTGTCGTTCTCGATCGGCTTCGTCGACGAAGAGCTGTGGCGCCGGGTCGAGCCGGGCACGCCGAGCCCCCGCCGCCGCCTGGACGCGGTCCGCCGCCTGACCGACGCGGGCTTCTCGGTCGGCGTCCTGGTCGCCCCGATCCTGCCGGGCCTGACGGACAACGAGGAGTCCATCGACCGCACGGTGGGGGCGGTCGCGGAAGCCGGCGCAGCGGGCGTCACGGGCATTGCCCTGCACCTGCGTCCCGGCACCCGCGACTGGTACGCGCGGTGGCTGGGCCGCGAGTTCCCGTCGTTGGTGCCGCGCTACCGGGAGCTCTACCGCGGCGGCTCCTACCTGCCGAAGGAATACCAGCGGGAGATCACGGCCCGCATCCGCCAAGCAGCCCGCCGGCACGGCCTGGACCGCAAGGAGAGCTTCGAGTCCCGCCAACTACCGGAGCAACCTCCGGAGCCGGAACAGCTCACACTGCTCTAA
- a CDS encoding DUF6758 family protein — translation MTVSCPRCGGPVRPPDLMRADWRCDGCGDVPPLHVAHHNNAEVAKSVVNTMTAGSPAGRPVPLWCTWPLLRDWTVTGVAWAGDDHSGVRASVLACSGPAPLAGGPADLVIVAEEPGVGLGNRFAGLPGTDPGPELVRELTEPAPGEPTNAHAKIKVDGHPTPLWSLPAAEDRCAYVGEARGMWLYAIAWPAHAGYVLAEDVVLHDLCEWLPPELVYGAPSPYLHGLA, via the coding sequence ATGACGGTGAGTTGCCCCCGATGCGGCGGCCCGGTGCGGCCGCCGGACCTGATGCGCGCCGACTGGCGGTGCGACGGCTGCGGTGACGTCCCCCCGCTGCACGTCGCCCACCACAACAACGCCGAGGTCGCCAAGAGCGTGGTCAACACGATGACCGCCGGCTCGCCCGCGGGCCGGCCGGTGCCGCTCTGGTGCACCTGGCCGCTGCTGCGCGACTGGACGGTGACCGGGGTGGCCTGGGCCGGCGACGACCATTCCGGCGTACGCGCCTCGGTGCTGGCCTGCAGCGGCCCGGCCCCGCTGGCCGGCGGCCCGGCCGACCTCGTGATCGTGGCCGAGGAGCCGGGCGTCGGGCTGGGCAACCGGTTCGCCGGCCTGCCCGGCACCGATCCCGGCCCGGAGTTGGTGCGCGAGCTGACCGAGCCGGCGCCGGGCGAGCCGACCAACGCCCACGCCAAGATCAAGGTGGACGGTCACCCGACTCCACTGTGGTCCCTGCCGGCCGCCGAGGACCGCTGCGCCTACGTCGGCGAGGCGCGCGGAATGTGGCTTTATGCCATAGCTTGGCCGGCGCACGCGGGCTACGTTCTCGCGGAAGACGTCGTGTTGCACGACCTTTGCGAATGGTTGCCGCCGGAACTCGTGTACGGTGCTCCTTCTCCGTACCTGCATGGGCTCGCCTGA
- a CDS encoding MaoC family dehydratase, translating into MRFGRYYEEFEVGAVYRHWPGKTVTEADDHLFCLLTMNHHPLHLDAHYARTATEFRRNVVVGNYIYSLLLGMSVADVSGKAIANLEVESLRHVAPTFHGDTVYGETTVLDKRESGSKPDRGVVSVETRGYNQDGTLVCVFRRKVMVPKQEYAAGADGRDPERPSFPEPVEPVPR; encoded by the coding sequence ATGCGGTTCGGGCGCTATTACGAAGAGTTCGAGGTCGGCGCCGTCTACCGGCACTGGCCGGGCAAGACCGTCACCGAGGCCGACGACCATCTCTTCTGCCTGCTGACGATGAACCATCACCCCTTGCATCTGGACGCCCATTACGCGCGGACCGCGACCGAGTTCCGGCGCAACGTGGTGGTCGGCAACTACATCTACTCGCTGCTGCTCGGCATGTCCGTCGCCGATGTGAGCGGCAAGGCGATCGCCAACCTCGAGGTCGAGTCGCTGCGCCACGTGGCGCCGACCTTCCACGGCGACACCGTCTACGGCGAGACCACGGTGCTCGACAAGCGGGAGTCCGGCTCGAAGCCCGACCGCGGCGTGGTGTCGGTCGAGACCCGCGGCTACAACCAGGACGGCACGCTGGTCTGCGTCTTCCGCCGCAAGGTCATGGTGCCCAAGCAGGAGTACGCGGCCGGGGCGGACGGTCGCGACCCGGAGCGCCCCAGCTTCCCGGAACCGGTGGAGCCCGTACCCCGCTAG
- a CDS encoding PHP domain-containing protein, whose amino-acid sequence MRIDLHAHSTASDGTLSPASLMAAAADAGLDVVALTDHDTTAGWAPAAAARPPELRLVRGAELSCRWETISLHLLAYLFDPDHPGLVAELARVRAAREVRAERMVALLRADGYDVSWDEVRGYAAGGTVGRPHIAQALIRAGLVPSTSAAFAPEWLGSRYRVPKAEIDVFTAVRLIADAGGVTVFAHPRATRRGRIVPDSLIVSLAEAGLSGLEADHTDHSPAERAHVRDLADSLGLVVTGSSDFHGTHKVVRLGAETTAPAAYERLVAKSSGVTPVLG is encoded by the coding sequence ATGCGCATCGACCTGCACGCCCACTCGACCGCGAGTGACGGCACGCTGAGCCCCGCCTCGCTGATGGCCGCGGCTGCCGACGCCGGGCTCGACGTGGTGGCCCTCACCGACCACGACACGACGGCCGGCTGGGCACCCGCGGCCGCCGCCCGCCCGCCGGAGCTCCGCTTGGTGCGCGGAGCCGAGCTGTCCTGTCGCTGGGAGACGATTTCGCTGCACCTGCTGGCGTACCTCTTCGATCCGGATCATCCCGGTCTGGTCGCGGAGCTGGCCCGGGTGCGGGCGGCCCGCGAGGTCCGGGCGGAGCGGATGGTGGCGCTGCTGCGGGCCGACGGCTACGACGTGAGCTGGGACGAGGTGCGCGGGTACGCGGCCGGCGGCACGGTCGGGCGGCCCCACATCGCGCAGGCGCTGATCCGGGCCGGGCTGGTCCCCTCGACGTCGGCCGCGTTCGCGCCGGAGTGGCTGGGCAGCCGCTACCGGGTGCCGAAGGCCGAGATCGACGTGTTCACCGCGGTGCGGCTGATCGCGGACGCCGGCGGGGTGACCGTGTTCGCCCATCCGCGGGCGACGCGGCGCGGGCGGATCGTGCCGGACTCGCTGATCGTCTCGCTGGCCGAGGCCGGGCTGTCGGGGCTGGAGGCCGACCACACCGACCATTCGCCGGCCGAGCGGGCGCACGTGCGCGACCTGGCGGACTCGCTCGGGCTGGTGGTGACCGGATCGTCCGATTTCCACGGTACGCACAAGGTGGTGCGGCTGGGTGCCGAGACGACTGCGCCGGCGGCGTACGAACGGCTTGTGGCGAAGTCCTCTGGGGTGACACCCGTGCTCGGTTGA
- the trxA gene encoding thioredoxin: MATVELTTENFDKVTGGDGIVLVDFWASWCGPCLRFAPVYDRVSDKHEDVVFGKVDTEAQVELAARYDIRSIPTLMALRDGVIVFAQPGALPESAVESLISQVRALDMEDVRKQLAEHAAHEH; the protein is encoded by the coding sequence ATGGCGACCGTTGAGCTGACGACCGAGAACTTTGACAAGGTCACCGGCGGTGACGGCATCGTTCTCGTCGATTTCTGGGCCAGTTGGTGCGGTCCGTGTCTGCGCTTCGCGCCGGTCTACGACCGGGTCAGCGACAAGCACGAGGACGTCGTCTTCGGCAAGGTCGACACTGAGGCGCAGGTCGAGTTGGCCGCCCGTTACGACATCCGGTCGATCCCGACCCTGATGGCGCTCCGCGACGGCGTGATCGTCTTCGCGCAGCCGGGCGCGCTGCCCGAGTCCGCGGTCGAGTCGCTGATCTCACAGGTCCGCGCGCTCGACATGGAGGACGTGCGCAAGCAGCTGGCCGAGCACGCCGCACACGAGCACTGA
- a CDS encoding RNA methyltransferase — METEGEVGVGPWPGPWPADPKYDPDLLAAGDRRNVVDRYRYWRHEAVVADLDRRRHDFHVAIENWQHDFNIGTVIRNANAFLAAEVHVVGKRRWNRRGAMVTDRYQHVRHHPTIDEFVAWAHGADLPVIGIDNLPGSRPLETVVLPRRCVLLFGQEGPGLSDTARAACDQLFSIAQYGSTRSINAGVASGIAMHAWIRTYGEPPPEG, encoded by the coding sequence GTGGAAACGGAGGGTGAGGTCGGCGTCGGGCCGTGGCCCGGTCCGTGGCCGGCCGATCCGAAGTACGACCCGGACCTGCTCGCGGCGGGCGACCGGCGCAACGTGGTGGACCGCTACCGCTACTGGCGGCACGAGGCGGTGGTGGCCGACCTCGACCGGCGGCGGCACGACTTCCATGTGGCGATCGAGAACTGGCAGCACGACTTCAACATCGGCACCGTGATCCGCAACGCCAACGCCTTCCTGGCCGCCGAGGTGCACGTGGTCGGCAAGCGGCGGTGGAACCGGCGGGGCGCCATGGTGACCGATCGGTATCAGCACGTCCGCCACCACCCGACGATCGACGAGTTCGTCGCCTGGGCGCACGGCGCGGACCTGCCGGTGATCGGCATCGACAACCTGCCCGGTTCGCGCCCCTTGGAGACGGTTGTCCTGCCCCGGCGCTGCGTCCTGCTCTTCGGGCAGGAGGGCCCGGGGCTGTCCGACACCGCCCGTGCCGCGTGCGATCAGCTCTTCTCGATCGCGCAGTACGGCTCGACCCGGTCCATCAACGCGGGCGTGGCCAGCGGCATCGCGATGCATGCCTGGATCCGGACGTACGGGGAGCCACCGCCCGAGGGTTGA
- a CDS encoding PH domain-containing protein, with translation MDRPSTPPPDPDDSAWGRETVPPDDGPGFGSGPAYSPSAGYAEGAGFGDSADYAHDTTARQRTVGGYTATEISEEELAGLQVDASGLPLGPRRVLPLEDEPTPLVSRYLFPTERYRGEWKRHWIHLSTPLLVIILATFVLGYLSGFLFRQEAAGMTTAAILVWVAIFGWVAWKVGDWYFDRFILTNKRVMVVSGIITRRVAMMPLLRVTDMKYEQSPLGRALNYGTFVLESAGQEQALREIKHLPNPNELYLRVVEEMYEPQAVEARLGKDADEARADDGA, from the coding sequence ATGGACCGACCGTCCACGCCTCCGCCCGACCCCGACGACTCCGCCTGGGGGCGCGAAACCGTGCCCCCGGACGACGGCCCGGGCTTCGGTTCCGGCCCCGCCTACTCGCCGAGCGCGGGCTACGCCGAGGGCGCGGGGTTCGGCGACTCGGCCGACTACGCCCACGACACGACGGCCCGCCAGCGCACGGTCGGCGGCTACACCGCGACCGAAATCTCCGAAGAGGAGCTGGCCGGGCTCCAGGTCGACGCGTCCGGGCTGCCGCTCGGCCCACGCCGGGTGCTGCCGCTCGAAGACGAGCCGACCCCGCTGGTCTCCCGCTACCTCTTCCCGACCGAGCGTTACCGCGGCGAGTGGAAGCGGCACTGGATCCACCTGAGCACGCCGCTCCTGGTCATCATCCTGGCCACGTTCGTGCTCGGTTATCTGTCGGGCTTCCTGTTCCGCCAAGAGGCCGCCGGCATGACAACGGCGGCCATTCTGGTGTGGGTGGCCATTTTCGGCTGGGTCGCCTGGAAGGTCGGCGACTGGTATTTCGACCGCTTCATCCTGACCAACAAGCGGGTCATGGTGGTCAGTGGCATCATCACCCGCCGGGTCGCGATGATGCCGCTGCTGCGGGTCACCGACATGAAATACGAACAGTCCCCATTGGGCCGCGCGCTCAACTACGGCACGTTCGTGCTCGAGTCCGCGGGCCAGGAGCAGGCGCTGCGCGAGATCAAGCACCTGCCGAACCCCAACGAGCTCTATCTGCGCGTCGTCGAGGAGATGTACGAGCCGCAGGCCGTCGAGGCCCGCCTCGGCAAGGACGCCGACGAGGCCCGCGCCGACGATGGTGCATAG
- a CDS encoding SigE family RNA polymerase sigma factor translates to MTDRSVEDDFREFVAARSPALLRTAYLLTGDWATAEDLLQTALTKIYLAWRRLGEIEAVEPYARRVLVNTSISWWRRRWHGERPTEVLPERAVADRVDEQLERDALWRHVQSLPARQRAVLVLRFYEDLSEAQTAAILDISTGTVKSQTSRALSTLRGRLGAERAAEQARVDALAAQAEPPKIPRQAPPPSAPVRAPAPAPRIPAPAGGLEGR, encoded by the coding sequence GTGACGGACAGGTCGGTCGAAGACGACTTCCGGGAGTTCGTCGCCGCCCGTTCGCCCGCTTTGTTGCGCACCGCGTACCTGCTCACCGGCGACTGGGCCACGGCCGAAGACCTGCTGCAGACCGCGCTCACCAAGATCTACCTGGCCTGGCGGCGCCTGGGTGAGATCGAGGCCGTCGAGCCGTACGCCCGCCGGGTCCTGGTCAACACCTCGATCAGCTGGTGGCGCCGCCGCTGGCACGGTGAGCGCCCGACCGAGGTGCTGCCCGAGCGGGCCGTCGCCGACCGGGTCGACGAGCAGCTCGAACGCGACGCACTGTGGCGGCACGTGCAGTCGCTGCCGGCCCGGCAGCGCGCCGTGCTGGTGCTCCGCTTCTATGAGGACCTCTCCGAGGCGCAGACCGCCGCGATCCTCGACATCTCCACCGGCACCGTGAAGAGCCAGACCTCCCGCGCACTGAGCACGTTGCGGGGCCGGCTCGGCGCCGAGCGGGCGGCCGAGCAGGCCCGGGTCGACGCGCTGGCCGCGCAGGCCGAGCCGCCCAAGATCCCGCGCCAGGCGCCACCGCCGTCCGCGCCGGTGCGCGCGCCCGCCCCCGCCCCCCGCATTCCCGCGCCGGCGGGAGGACTGGAGGGGCGGTGA